Proteins encoded within one genomic window of Corynebacterium aurimucosum:
- the infC gene encoding translation initiation factor IF-3, translating into MSAEARINERIRVPEVRLVGPGGEQVGIVRTDDARKLAYEADLDLVEVAPNAKPPVAKIMDYGKFKYEQAQKARESRKNQQQTVVKEQKFRPKIDDHDYETKKGNVVRFLEKGSKVKVTIMFRGREQSRPELGFRLLERLADDVAEVGVVESRPKQDGRNMTMVLGPVRKGKK; encoded by the coding sequence ATCAGCGCTGAAGCTCGCATTAATGAGCGCATCCGAGTACCCGAGGTCCGTCTTGTTGGCCCCGGTGGTGAACAGGTGGGCATCGTTCGTACAGACGATGCTCGCAAGCTCGCGTACGAAGCAGACCTTGACTTGGTCGAGGTCGCCCCGAACGCGAAGCCGCCCGTAGCCAAGATCATGGATTACGGCAAGTTTAAGTACGAGCAGGCCCAGAAGGCCCGCGAGTCCCGTAAGAATCAGCAGCAAACCGTGGTAAAGGAACAGAAGTTCCGTCCGAAGATTGATGATCACGATTACGAGACCAAAAAGGGCAACGTGGTGCGCTTCCTGGAGAAGGGTTCCAAGGTAAAGGTAACCATCATGTTCCGTGGTCGCGAGCAGTCGCGCCCGGAGCTCGGTTTCCGTCTGCTGGAGCGTTTGGCTGATGACGTCGCAGAGGTTGGCGTCGTGGAGTCGCGCCCCAAGCAGGATGGTCGCAACATGACCATGGTTCTTGGGCCCGTCCGCAAAGGCAAGAAGTAG
- the uvrA gene encoding excinuclease ABC subunit UvrA, whose product MADRLVVRGAREHNLKGVDIDIPRDNLVVFTGLSGSGKSSLAFDTIFAEGQRRYVESLSSYARMFLGQMDKPDVEFIDGLSPAVSIDQKSTNHNPRSTVGTITEIYDYLRLLFSRAGTAHCPECDAVIERQTPQQIVDEVLSHEEKLKFQVLAPVVRRRKGEFVDLFADLAAQGYSRVRVDGELYQLSDPPKLKKQIKHDIDVVVDRLQVKASQKQRLTDSVETALRLADGLVTLDFVDREELTHTYSEKAACPNGHTLTIEEYEPRAFSFNAPFGSCPVCDGLGTRLEVDVDLLIPDPDAPAVEAIQPWTSSPNARYFVKLVEGLAKALDFDPRTPVSELSKEQRHALIYGTDVEVSVRYKNRYGRQRNWTAPFEGAIGFLERKLDQTDSESQKDRLLQYTRRVPCNACGGTRLKPEILAVRLASTAHGEQSIAGLTALSIEEAAEFLDSLVLGHREEIIAGAVLKEIQARLRFLLDVGLNYLTLDRGASTLSGGEAQRIRLATQIGSGLAGVLYVLDEPSIGLHQRDNQRLIATLKRLRDIGNTLIVVEHDEDTIREADWLVDVGPRAGEFGGTVVYQGEPAGIESVEESLTGQYLSGKKKLAVPDTRREIDPERMLKVVGARENNLKGIDVEIPLGVLVCVTGVSGSGKSTVVNQILAKTLANKLNRARQVPGRATRVEGVEHLDKLVQVDQSPIGRTPRSNPATYTGVFDKIRNLFAETQEAKVRGYKPGRFSFNVKGGRCEACQGDGTIKIEMNFLPDVYVPCEVCDGARYNRETLEVLYKGKNIAEVLDMPISEAAEFFEPITSIHRYLNTLVEVGLGYVRLGQAATTLSGGEAQRVKLASELQKRTNGRTVYILDEPTTGLHFEDIRKLMLVIQGLVDKGNSVIIIEHNLDVIKAADWIVDMGPEGGSGGGTVVAQGTPEDVAQVEGSYTGGFLKEMV is encoded by the coding sequence GTGGCTGATCGTTTGGTCGTACGAGGTGCGCGTGAGCACAACCTCAAGGGCGTGGATATCGACATTCCGCGCGATAACCTGGTGGTGTTTACCGGTCTATCAGGATCCGGTAAGTCCTCACTCGCCTTTGACACCATCTTCGCCGAGGGCCAGCGGCGCTACGTGGAGTCCTTAAGCTCTTATGCGCGCATGTTCCTTGGCCAAATGGATAAGCCGGACGTCGAGTTTATCGATGGCTTATCACCGGCTGTGTCCATTGACCAAAAATCCACCAACCACAATCCGCGTTCCACCGTCGGAACCATCACTGAAATTTATGACTACCTGCGTTTGCTCTTTTCTCGCGCGGGTACAGCGCACTGTCCTGAGTGCGATGCCGTCATTGAGCGCCAAACCCCGCAGCAGATCGTGGATGAGGTCTTAAGTCACGAGGAGAAGCTTAAGTTCCAGGTCCTTGCCCCTGTGGTGCGCCGACGTAAGGGCGAGTTCGTTGACCTCTTCGCAGATCTCGCGGCGCAGGGTTATTCCCGCGTTCGGGTGGATGGTGAGCTTTACCAGCTCAGTGACCCGCCCAAGCTGAAGAAGCAGATCAAGCACGACATCGATGTCGTCGTGGACCGCCTGCAGGTGAAGGCTTCCCAAAAGCAGCGGCTGACGGATTCGGTGGAAACAGCACTGCGCTTGGCAGACGGCCTAGTCACCCTGGATTTCGTAGACCGCGAAGAGCTCACACACACCTACTCGGAGAAAGCAGCTTGCCCCAACGGCCACACGCTGACCATTGAGGAATACGAGCCTCGCGCGTTCTCATTCAACGCGCCTTTCGGTTCCTGCCCGGTGTGCGATGGCTTGGGCACGCGCCTTGAAGTGGATGTGGATTTGTTGATCCCGGATCCGGATGCCCCGGCTGTCGAAGCCATCCAACCGTGGACGTCGAGCCCCAATGCGCGATATTTTGTCAAACTGGTTGAAGGGCTAGCGAAAGCCCTGGATTTTGATCCGCGCACCCCGGTGTCCGAGCTGAGCAAGGAGCAGCGCCACGCGCTGATTTATGGCACGGATGTGGAAGTCAGCGTGCGCTATAAGAACCGCTATGGCCGCCAGCGCAACTGGACCGCGCCGTTCGAGGGTGCCATCGGCTTCTTGGAACGCAAGCTCGATCAGACGGATTCCGAATCCCAGAAGGACCGTCTGCTTCAGTACACCCGCCGCGTGCCTTGTAACGCTTGTGGCGGTACCCGCCTGAAGCCGGAAATCTTGGCGGTGCGCTTAGCCTCCACCGCACATGGCGAGCAGTCCATCGCTGGCTTGACGGCGCTGTCCATCGAGGAGGCGGCGGAGTTCCTCGACTCGCTCGTGTTGGGCCACCGCGAGGAGATCATCGCCGGTGCCGTGCTCAAAGAAATCCAGGCTCGCCTGCGCTTTCTTCTCGACGTCGGCCTGAACTACCTGACCCTTGACCGCGGCGCCTCCACGTTGTCCGGCGGTGAAGCACAGCGCATTCGACTCGCCACCCAGATTGGTTCTGGTCTGGCGGGAGTCCTCTACGTGCTGGATGAGCCCTCGATTGGCCTGCACCAGCGCGATAATCAGCGCCTTATCGCCACGTTGAAGCGCCTGCGCGATATCGGAAACACCTTGATTGTGGTGGAACATGATGAAGACACCATCCGGGAAGCGGACTGGCTTGTCGACGTTGGCCCCCGCGCCGGCGAATTTGGCGGAACTGTGGTCTATCAGGGAGAACCCGCCGGTATCGAATCCGTGGAGGAGTCCCTGACGGGGCAGTATCTGTCAGGAAAGAAGAAGCTTGCGGTCCCGGATACACGCCGTGAGATTGACCCCGAGCGCATGCTCAAGGTCGTCGGCGCGCGCGAGAATAACCTCAAGGGTATTGACGTCGAGATTCCACTGGGCGTCCTCGTCTGCGTCACTGGTGTGTCTGGCTCAGGAAAGTCCACAGTGGTCAACCAGATCCTGGCTAAGACCTTGGCCAACAAGCTCAACCGTGCCCGCCAAGTGCCCGGTCGTGCCACACGCGTGGAGGGCGTGGAACACCTAGACAAGCTGGTGCAGGTGGACCAGAGCCCCATCGGCCGCACCCCGCGCTCGAATCCGGCAACCTACACAGGCGTCTTCGACAAGATTCGTAATCTTTTCGCGGAAACCCAGGAGGCGAAGGTCCGCGGCTACAAGCCGGGGCGGTTCTCCTTCAACGTTAAGGGCGGACGCTGTGAGGCCTGCCAAGGCGACGGCACCATCAAGATTGAAATGAACTTCCTGCCCGATGTTTACGTGCCGTGCGAGGTCTGTGATGGTGCCCGCTATAACCGCGAGACGCTGGAGGTCCTCTATAAAGGTAAGAACATCGCAGAGGTTCTCGATATGCCGATTTCGGAGGCAGCCGAGTTCTTCGAACCCATCACCTCAATTCATCGCTACCTCAACACCTTGGTGGAGGTAGGCCTGGGATATGTCCGCTTGGGTCAGGCCGCCACGACGCTTTCTGGTGGTGAGGCACAGCGCGTAAAGCTGGCATCCGAGCTTCAGAAGCGCACGAATGGACGCACGGTCTACATCTTGGATGAGCCGACGACTGGTTTGCATTTTGAGGACATCCGCAAACTTATGCTCGTCATCCAGGGGCTGGTGGACAAGGGCAATTCGGTCATCATCATTGAGCACAACCTAGACGTCATCAAGGCCGCCGACTGGATCGTGGATATGGGGCCAGAAGGCGGTTCCGGTGGCGGGACTGTCGTGGCCCAAGGCACGCCGGAGGACGTGGCGCAGGTAGAAGGCTCCTATACGGGAGGTTTCCTCAAGGAGATGGTGTGA
- a CDS encoding MBL fold metallo-hydrolase, translating into MNNALELHKISVSEMDNNCYLLCAGDEALLIDASADAPALLSLAADHGVKITSVLTTHRHWDHVRALKEVLDKTGAVHYSSFLDSPALPAPVDVELEHGDTLPFAGYELPVIILRGHTPGGAAIAAEIDGVTNLFVGDSLFPGGVGKTTSEGDFVRLYKDVTQRLFDVYPDEAIVRPGHGAPTTLGAERPHMDEWWERRW; encoded by the coding sequence ATGAACAACGCGCTTGAGCTTCACAAAATTTCCGTGTCCGAGATGGACAACAATTGCTACCTGTTGTGCGCCGGTGACGAGGCGCTGCTTATCGACGCCTCCGCTGACGCTCCTGCGCTGCTCTCCTTGGCCGCCGACCATGGGGTAAAGATCACTTCCGTTCTCACCACGCACCGTCATTGGGACCACGTGCGCGCGCTCAAAGAGGTTCTGGATAAAACCGGTGCCGTGCATTACTCCTCTTTCCTGGACTCCCCTGCCTTGCCGGCACCCGTCGACGTCGAGCTGGAGCACGGCGATACGCTCCCATTCGCCGGCTACGAACTACCCGTTATTATTCTGCGCGGACACACCCCCGGCGGTGCGGCCATTGCAGCAGAGATTGATGGGGTTACCAACCTTTTCGTTGGCGATTCACTGTTTCCTGGCGGAGTGGGCAAGACCACCTCGGAAGGTGACTTCGTGCGTCTGTACAAGGATGTCACGCAGCGTCTCTTTGATGTCTACCCGGACGAAGCGATCGTCCGCCCTGGGCACGGCGCACCCACCACGCTCGGCGCAGAGCGCCCGCACATGGACGAATGGTGGGAGCGGCGTTGGTAA
- a CDS encoding universal stress protein: protein MSDYNKIVVGTDGSKSSLLAVERAAKIAAAFDATLIIGCAYYENQEQASKTLRQDSVTILGDEKAQANLASGKEHAEKFGVAKVETAVRPGTPVQALMSIVNDNKADLLIVGNRGINSLTGRLLGSVPADVARQSDCDVMIVHTVN, encoded by the coding sequence ATGAGCGATTACAACAAGATCGTGGTCGGCACCGACGGTTCCAAGTCCTCCCTGCTTGCTGTGGAGCGCGCCGCCAAGATCGCCGCAGCCTTCGATGCCACCCTCATCATCGGTTGCGCCTACTACGAGAACCAGGAGCAGGCTTCCAAGACTTTGCGCCAGGATTCCGTGACGATTCTCGGTGATGAGAAGGCCCAGGCCAACCTCGCCTCTGGCAAGGAGCACGCAGAGAAGTTCGGCGTGGCGAAGGTGGAGACCGCTGTGCGCCCGGGCACCCCGGTTCAGGCCCTGATGTCCATTGTCAACGACAACAAGGCAGACCTGCTCATCGTGGGTAACCGTGGAATCAACTCCCTGACCGGCCGCCTGCTTGGTTCGGTACCGGCGGACGTCGCACGTCAGTCTGATTGCGATGTCATGATTGTCCACACCGTCAACTAA
- a CDS encoding S-adenosylmethionine synthetase — MATTLTGCSSPEQNIKHPSTEEAGEGDTPNFDVSSELRAVIADVESEFDVRAGVSVADKKETFNAGLKGHEPAWSTVKVPIAIAALRDGASLELVDLAIKESDNDAAYALWSHVQWTEGDAGSAVKSLLKEYDSTGEFADPFGYSTWLLEEQAKFGAHLPCIPEAEQVYDAMDDIVEWQDNGLDKLPDTRAKGGWGLSETDNGYTHRQIGVRETAGGGTAENSAVGLAIEVTMPGEYADEAIPALDMLAAGVDRVVSEALKARALTPLEGCAQPSAPSAVVGTSSTAAREVSTNTSARRFGSR, encoded by the coding sequence GTGGCAACAACCTTAACTGGCTGTTCGAGCCCCGAACAGAACATCAAGCATCCATCTACTGAAGAAGCAGGTGAGGGTGATACGCCGAACTTCGACGTGTCCTCGGAGCTGCGCGCCGTTATCGCCGACGTAGAAAGCGAGTTTGACGTTCGTGCCGGTGTGTCCGTGGCGGATAAAAAGGAGACGTTCAACGCTGGGCTCAAGGGCCATGAACCCGCATGGTCGACCGTGAAGGTTCCCATCGCCATTGCCGCTCTGCGTGATGGAGCTAGCCTCGAGCTCGTGGACCTCGCAATTAAAGAATCTGATAATGATGCAGCCTATGCACTGTGGTCCCACGTCCAATGGACCGAGGGGGATGCCGGCAGCGCGGTGAAATCCCTGTTGAAAGAGTATGACTCAACCGGCGAATTTGCCGACCCCTTTGGCTATTCCACGTGGTTGCTCGAAGAACAAGCGAAGTTCGGCGCGCACTTGCCGTGCATACCAGAAGCTGAGCAAGTGTATGACGCGATGGATGACATCGTGGAGTGGCAAGACAATGGGCTTGATAAGCTGCCGGACACCCGCGCCAAAGGTGGCTGGGGATTATCTGAAACTGATAACGGATATACTCACCGTCAAATTGGAGTTCGAGAAACTGCAGGCGGCGGGACTGCGGAGAATAGCGCGGTGGGTCTGGCCATTGAGGTCACTATGCCTGGGGAGTATGCCGATGAAGCGATACCCGCCCTCGACATGCTAGCCGCCGGAGTTGACCGAGTGGTCTCTGAGGCGCTGAAAGCCAGGGCACTAACGCCGTTGGAAGGTTGCGCGCAACCCAGTGCGCCATCAGCGGTGGTAGGGACGTCGTCAACCGCTGCAAGAGAGGTATCGACAAACACGTCGGCACGCCGATTTGGCTCACGATGA
- a CDS encoding HelD family protein, producing the protein MSESSPATHTGKTSAHASEHSAEIASEQAYVDGLFERLDNEVHAANVRLNEVQAAVDPHTPDADALVRRETEYHGLQAKLDRLNVAQLGLVFGRIDIDAPGDNPTPEGLDRRYIGRMGLDAREEDYRTLLLDWRAPMARPFYLATTAHPEGVHVRRHIRTTGRTVTGISDEILEGDNTAESSDVASESALHHVMQRARTGHMPSIVETIQREQDEIIRDSTRGVMVVEGGPGTGKTAVALHRVAYLLYTYREQLAATGVLIVGPNSTFLEYISRVLPELGETGVVLSTISSLFPSIEATHAETLLAREIKGSEAMVEILGNAVKDYQRVPEQLRTLEIDRLELTVAPQMVKAARTRARRSRKPHNDAQAAFAEHLIESLAQQMAERIGSDPLGGANLLSRADVDQLHDDLAEEPQVLELIDEFWPHLAPTDVLADLLSSTERIDSAASAYDEETRGALYREDGRAWAASDAALLDELAVLIGMPDPEAERAAEEKEWREQVAEAEDALDILSSSDSTDNDDDMFEAEILSAHDVIDAEHLARRHEVRDSRTTAQRAREDYTWAYGHVIVDEAQELTPMEWRMIFRRSPSRWMTLVGDTSQTGAPAGVDDWGETLEPFVGQRFRLHGLSVNYRTPRPITELANQLLQSINPEATPGIAVRDGVDVIWQDGESDLQPATFQDADGRLRAVITAANVEQIKGLEFDHVTVVNPDDIVEASPQGLHNLYVALTRATQSLTIAGRYAEVFR; encoded by the coding sequence GTGTCTGAATCTTCACCCGCGACTCACACCGGGAAAACCAGCGCCCACGCGAGCGAGCACAGCGCCGAAATAGCTAGCGAACAAGCCTATGTCGACGGCCTCTTTGAGCGTCTGGACAACGAGGTCCACGCTGCCAATGTTCGCCTCAACGAGGTGCAAGCAGCCGTCGACCCTCATACCCCAGATGCTGATGCTCTCGTGCGCCGCGAAACCGAGTACCACGGCCTACAAGCCAAACTGGATCGGCTTAACGTTGCCCAACTCGGTCTAGTTTTTGGGCGCATCGACATTGATGCACCTGGCGATAATCCCACCCCGGAAGGCCTCGACCGCCGCTATATCGGCCGCATGGGACTTGATGCCCGGGAGGAGGACTACCGCACGCTTCTTTTGGATTGGCGTGCCCCGATGGCGCGGCCCTTCTACCTGGCAACCACTGCGCACCCTGAAGGGGTTCACGTTCGCCGGCATATCAGGACTACCGGTCGCACTGTCACCGGTATTAGCGACGAGATCCTCGAAGGAGACAACACTGCAGAAAGCAGCGATGTCGCTAGTGAATCCGCCCTCCACCACGTCATGCAGCGTGCCCGCACTGGCCATATGCCCTCCATCGTGGAGACCATTCAGCGCGAACAGGATGAGATCATCCGTGACAGCACGCGCGGCGTCATGGTGGTCGAAGGCGGACCAGGAACCGGCAAGACGGCGGTGGCGCTGCACCGTGTGGCTTACTTGCTCTACACCTACCGCGAACAATTAGCCGCCACGGGCGTGCTCATCGTGGGCCCCAATTCCACCTTCCTGGAATACATTTCCCGAGTACTCCCGGAACTTGGTGAGACCGGCGTTGTACTCTCCACCATTTCTTCTCTCTTCCCCAGCATCGAGGCTACACACGCTGAAACCTTGCTCGCCCGCGAAATCAAGGGTTCAGAGGCCATGGTGGAGATTCTCGGCAACGCGGTGAAGGACTACCAGCGTGTACCCGAGCAGCTGCGCACGCTGGAGATCGATCGGCTCGAGCTCACCGTGGCCCCCCAGATGGTCAAGGCAGCACGAACCCGCGCACGGCGCTCGCGCAAGCCGCACAACGATGCTCAAGCGGCGTTTGCGGAACACCTCATCGAATCTCTGGCCCAGCAGATGGCCGAACGCATCGGTTCTGATCCGCTGGGAGGCGCCAACCTGCTCTCCCGCGCAGATGTGGACCAGCTCCACGATGATCTTGCTGAAGAACCACAGGTCCTGGAGCTCATCGACGAGTTCTGGCCCCATCTGGCGCCTACAGATGTGCTCGCCGATCTCCTGAGCAGCACCGAACGCATCGATTCAGCGGCCAGCGCCTACGATGAGGAAACCCGGGGTGCCCTCTACCGCGAGGATGGCCGGGCTTGGGCGGCGTCGGATGCTGCGCTTCTCGACGAGCTCGCTGTCCTCATCGGCATGCCAGACCCAGAAGCGGAACGCGCTGCAGAGGAGAAGGAATGGCGTGAGCAGGTAGCCGAGGCAGAAGATGCCCTCGATATTCTGAGCTCATCTGATTCCACCGACAACGATGATGACATGTTCGAAGCGGAGATTCTCTCTGCCCACGACGTCATCGATGCCGAGCACCTCGCTCGACGCCACGAAGTTCGGGATTCCCGCACCACCGCTCAACGTGCCCGCGAGGACTACACGTGGGCTTACGGGCACGTCATCGTCGACGAGGCACAGGAGCTCACCCCCATGGAGTGGCGCATGATTTTCCGGCGCAGCCCTTCCCGGTGGATGACGCTCGTCGGCGATACCTCCCAGACTGGAGCTCCCGCCGGCGTTGATGATTGGGGCGAGACTCTCGAGCCTTTCGTCGGCCAGCGCTTCCGATTGCACGGTCTGAGTGTCAACTACCGAACCCCGCGCCCGATCACTGAGCTGGCCAACCAGCTCCTTCAATCCATCAACCCCGAGGCGACGCCAGGCATCGCGGTGCGCGACGGTGTGGACGTTATCTGGCAGGACGGTGAGAGCGACCTTCAGCCCGCAACCTTCCAGGACGCTGACGGGCGCCTGCGCGCTGTGATCACCGCAGCCAACGTTGAGCAGATCAAAGGACTGGAGTTTGACCACGTCACCGTAGTCAATCCGGATGACATCGTGGAAGCGTCCCCGCAGGGTCTGCACAACCTCTACGTGGCGCTGACGCGTGCGACGCAGTCCCTCACCATCGCCGGCCGCTACGCGGAGGTTTTCCGTTAA
- the rplT gene encoding 50S ribosomal protein L20, which yields MARVKRSVNAKKKRRAILKSAKGYRGQRSRLYRKAKEQWLHSMTYAYRDRRARKSEFRKLWIQRINAAARMNDITYNRLIHGLRLAEIEVDRKILAELAVNDFEAFSALCEAAKAALPEDVNAPKAA from the coding sequence GTGGCACGAGTAAAGCGCTCAGTTAACGCCAAGAAGAAGCGTCGCGCGATCCTGAAGTCCGCTAAGGGCTACCGCGGCCAGCGCTCCCGTCTTTACCGCAAGGCCAAGGAACAGTGGCTGCACTCCATGACTTACGCTTACCGCGACCGTCGCGCCCGTAAGTCTGAGTTCCGCAAGCTGTGGATCCAGCGCATCAACGCTGCTGCTCGTATGAACGACATCACCTACAATCGCCTCATCCACGGCCTGCGCTTGGCTGAGATTGAGGTTGACCGCAAGATCCTGGCTGAGCTTGCTGTTAATGACTTCGAGGCTTTCTCCGCACTGTGCGAGGCCGCCAAGGCTGCACTGCCGGAGGACGTTAACGCTCCGAAGGCTGCTTAA
- a CDS encoding App1 family protein translates to MALSDIARKVESTANAYSLKRSARKGWRPSVTGYAGYGNEEFVHVLGRVLMHDPAAEERDTWAQRGYRQFFTIQVTHHEVEVTVGGKTVAGTTNDNGYVDVLVHDHGLEPGWHEVTIRAKGAEEASAEVLIVDKDTTFGVVSDIDDTIMVTWLPRAMIAAWNSWVKRTNTRKPVEGMASFYREIYQQHPEAPFIYLSTGAWNTYDTLVNFMADNGFPRGPLLLTDWGPTPTGLFRNGLEHKRVQLRNLFIAFRKLRWLLIGDDGQHDPLTYADAAAEHPNHVAAVAIRNLTPQEQLLSHGSLAPLVKVNEQSSFDIPLIQGTDGNALARAYRTLPSS, encoded by the coding sequence ATGGCACTTTCCGATATCGCCCGCAAAGTCGAATCCACCGCAAATGCTTACTCGCTCAAGCGCTCAGCACGCAAAGGCTGGCGCCCCAGTGTTACTGGCTATGCCGGCTACGGCAACGAGGAATTCGTCCACGTGCTGGGGCGGGTCCTCATGCATGACCCTGCCGCCGAAGAGCGCGATACGTGGGCTCAACGCGGATACCGCCAGTTCTTCACCATTCAGGTCACGCACCACGAGGTTGAAGTTACGGTTGGCGGGAAAACGGTAGCGGGCACCACGAACGACAACGGCTATGTCGACGTGCTAGTCCATGACCACGGGCTAGAACCCGGTTGGCACGAGGTCACCATCCGTGCCAAGGGCGCCGAGGAAGCCAGCGCGGAGGTCCTCATCGTGGATAAGGACACGACCTTCGGTGTGGTCAGCGATATCGATGACACCATCATGGTCACGTGGCTGCCACGCGCGATGATTGCGGCGTGGAATTCTTGGGTCAAGCGCACTAATACGCGCAAACCAGTAGAAGGCATGGCCAGCTTCTACCGAGAGATCTACCAGCAGCACCCAGAGGCACCCTTCATTTACCTCTCCACCGGTGCGTGGAACACCTATGACACGTTGGTGAACTTCATGGCGGACAACGGATTCCCCCGCGGCCCGCTACTCCTGACGGATTGGGGGCCTACACCTACCGGCCTCTTCCGCAATGGCCTGGAGCACAAGCGCGTCCAATTGCGAAACCTGTTCATCGCTTTCCGCAAACTGCGCTGGCTGCTCATCGGTGATGATGGCCAGCACGATCCCTTGACCTATGCGGACGCGGCAGCGGAGCATCCTAACCATGTGGCAGCAGTTGCGATACGCAATCTCACACCGCAGGAGCAGCTGCTGTCCCACGGCTCGCTCGCTCCCTTGGTGAAGGTCAACGAGCAGTCTTCTTTCGATATCCCGCTCATTCAAGGCACCGACGGTAACGCCCTTGCCCGTGCCTACCGCACTCTTCCTTCCAGCTAG
- the rpmI gene encoding 50S ribosomal protein L35, producing MKQKTHKGTAKRIKVTGSGKLRREQANRRHLLEGKPSKRTRRLKGTEDVAKADTKRIKRLLGRA from the coding sequence ATGAAGCAGAAGACTCACAAGGGCACCGCCAAGCGCATCAAGGTGACCGGCTCCGGCAAGCTGCGTCGCGAGCAGGCCAACCGCCGCCACCTCCTGGAAGGCAAGCCTTCCAAGCGCACCCGTCGCCTGAAGGGCACCGAGGACGTTGCCAAGGCAGACACCAAGCGCATCAAGCGCCTTCTCGGCCGCGCATAG
- a CDS encoding DoxX family protein, translating to MIRKFARPMLASVFVWDGVDTLRNTSEHVADTESALKRLRKVLPREYAGYIPNDPELVTRALGGAKTAAGTTLALGKAPRTSAAVLALTHVPNLVGNAFWTADSKKDKEAQRNSFITNTALLGALAIVTQDTEGKPSVRWRAAKASERANKKIQQALPGKSEQQKFAEDFSNRANEISSDVTTKANDWFETAKDYVEDNRDDWESAGRDFIDSARSFVEDKAETAREFFEENKDDWLDAARDNTETARKGLVKAAGKAQDRADEALAKADSLDGKRAQKKARKRAEKLQKQASKKLDKAFKKFGDRF from the coding sequence ATGATTCGTAAATTTGCCCGTCCTATGCTGGCCTCCGTGTTTGTCTGGGATGGTGTGGATACGCTCCGCAACACCTCGGAGCACGTCGCGGACACCGAGTCCGCGCTCAAGCGCCTGCGCAAGGTGCTGCCCCGCGAATATGCAGGCTACATCCCAAATGACCCAGAGCTCGTTACCCGCGCACTCGGCGGTGCGAAGACCGCTGCAGGTACCACCTTGGCACTGGGCAAAGCCCCGCGCACCTCGGCTGCAGTGCTCGCGCTGACGCACGTCCCTAACCTGGTGGGCAACGCTTTCTGGACCGCCGATTCCAAGAAGGACAAGGAAGCACAGCGCAACAGCTTCATCACCAACACTGCCCTACTTGGTGCCTTGGCCATTGTTACGCAGGACACCGAAGGCAAGCCCTCCGTGCGTTGGCGTGCTGCCAAGGCCTCGGAGCGTGCCAACAAGAAGATCCAGCAGGCGCTGCCGGGTAAGTCCGAGCAGCAGAAGTTCGCAGAAGACTTCTCCAACCGCGCCAACGAGATTTCTTCTGATGTGACCACTAAGGCTAATGACTGGTTCGAAACCGCCAAGGACTACGTCGAGGACAACCGTGATGATTGGGAGTCCGCTGGCCGGGACTTCATCGACTCCGCGCGCTCCTTCGTCGAGGACAAGGCTGAGACCGCTCGTGAGTTCTTTGAGGAGAACAAAGATGATTGGCTTGACGCTGCACGTGACAACACCGAAACCGCCCGCAAGGGTCTGGTAAAGGCAGCCGGCAAGGCACAGGACCGCGCTGACGAGGCCCTAGCCAAGGCAGATTCGCTCGACGGAAAGCGCGCCCAGAAGAAGGCTCGCAAGCGCGCTGAGAAACTCCAGAAGCAAGCCTCCAAGAAGCTGGATAAGGCTTTCAAGAAGTTTGGTGACCGCTTCTAA
- a CDS encoding NINE protein yields the protein MTNPNGGFQQNNPNASGNNPQYSNPFDSNGNQYQGGNYGQNLPAQQGGYQGQGQYYSQQAPVNAPQKSWLVALLLAFFLGGFGAHNFYVGRTGRAIGQVSLCVFSVLTSWLGIGAISAGILWIWVIIEFIMIIAGAGGYDRDSNGIPLKK from the coding sequence ATGACGAACCCCAACGGCGGTTTCCAGCAGAACAACCCGAATGCTTCGGGCAATAACCCTCAGTATTCTAATCCGTTCGACTCCAACGGAAATCAGTACCAGGGCGGCAACTACGGCCAGAACCTGCCGGCCCAGCAGGGCGGGTACCAAGGTCAAGGCCAGTATTACTCTCAGCAGGCCCCGGTCAACGCGCCGCAGAAGTCCTGGCTGGTTGCCCTTTTGCTGGCTTTCTTCCTCGGTGGCTTCGGCGCTCATAACTTTTACGTTGGCCGCACGGGTCGCGCTATCGGCCAGGTATCCCTCTGTGTCTTTAGCGTCTTAACGTCGTGGCTGGGTATTGGTGCAATCTCGGCGGGTATCCTCTGGATCTGGGTGATTATTGAGTTCATCATGATCATCGCCGGTGCAGGCGGTTATGACCGAGACTCCAACGGCATCCCGCTGAAGAAGTAG